The proteins below come from a single Hemitrygon akajei chromosome 2, sHemAka1.3, whole genome shotgun sequence genomic window:
- the LOC140737635 gene encoding fibrinogen-like protein 1-like protein, which produces MCCLISFQQDSQKPVMNIQMQLLALTVLILSAQIFVDADGQLYSIVQQQVKNANMLSQANVDRIVNVRDLLMRKARKAKDCNQLLRHGYTTNGLYVIQPDPVDKTPLLVVNCEMEYDCGGWTVLERKSRESLLTWNETWTTYQYGFGNILKDHYLGNEYIYFLTNQMWYKVRVVLDRKENGKTISRFAEYDIFRVGPESDNYTLYLGAYKGNAGDALSVPNNMVDNLPFSTRDRDLDLDSQNCANKYGGGWWFNTCPFSKPFAMLTKKESIYWKPFGEEADHVTVLARSVNMYCHKKGLISKI; this is translated from the exons ATGTGCTGCTTAATCTCCTTCCAGCAGGACTCCCA GAAGCCAGTCATGAACATCCAAATGCAATTGTTGGCTCTcacagttctgatactgtctgcccAAATCTTCGTGGACGCAGATGGCCAGCTATACAGTATCGTTCAACAGCAAGTGAAGAATGCTAACATGCTGTCTCAAGCTAATGTAGATAGAATCGTAAATGTGAGGGATCTGCTTATGAGAAAAG CAAGAAAAGCAAAGGACTGCAATCAACTCTTACGCCATGGTTATACAACGAATGGCCTCTATGTAATCCAGCCTGATCCTGTGGACAAAACACCCTTATTAGTGGTGAACTGTGAGATGGAGTACGACTGTGGCGGATGGACTGTATTAGAGCGGAAGTCCCGCGAAAGCCTACTAACATGGAATGAAACCTGGACCACATACCAGTATGGGTTTGGGAACATTTTGAAAGACCATTATCTTGGCAATGAGTACATATATTTCTTAACCAATCAAATGTGGTATAAAGTCAGAGTAGTTCTGGACAGGAAGGAAAATGGAAAAACTATTTCGAGATTTGCAGAGTATGACATTTTCCGGGTAGGTCCAGAGAGTGATAATTACACTCTGTATCTTGGTGCATACAAAGGTAATGCTGGGGATGCTCTGTCTGTACCGAATAACATGGTTGATAATTTGCCTTTTAGTACAAGGGATAGGGATTTGGATTTGGATTCACAAAACTGTGCCAATAAGTATGGTGGCGGGTGGTGGTTCAATACTTGTCCTTTTTCAAAACCCTTTGCTATGTTAACCAAAAAGGAATCAATTTACTGGAAACCCTTTGGCGAAGAGGCTGACCATGTTACCGTTCTGGCCAGGTCTGTCAATATGTACTGCCATAAAAAGGGACTGATATCAAAAATATAA
- the tmem177 gene encoding transmembrane protein 177 yields the protein MAGQLFKKLMLFGSKHRVKLLAVSCGGLFATNVFCHVFPQRTYGKLYQAWSKGVPAELPDRLQDTFQEVLKDAGVESAQNYTAFAAFSFQPVSAGVPWLPSGALIGIPVNFNSTGEGGQGITNRIVMINGRDIKWDSEVGKSLRESLTFSSDAQKFAIAREVMYLQSNGPVLQSVVAPACLAGTYMTALAAKQALGLYSGPFLLRALFNLAAAATGFVGYFLLSDAVNHWLDYRSDHQTATISKSYAKGGIEFYDKILARNRTFRSLLGKMGMEMYATNGNLFPKHWFRLKHAPYTARKEMLENTLKDC from the coding sequence ATGGCAGGCCAGCTTTTTAAGAAACTGATGCTATTTGGCAGCAAACATCGAGTCAAGTTGTTAGCTGTTTCCTGTGGAGGACTATTTGCCACCAATGTTTTCTGTCATGTATTTCCCCAGCGGACGTATGGAAAGTTGTATCAAGCTTGGTCAAAGGGAGTACCTGCTGAACTTCCAGACAGGTTGCAAGATACTTTCCAAGAGGTGCTGAAGGATGCGGGAGTGGAGTCTGCACAGAATTATACAGCCTTTGCGGCCTTCAGCTTTCAACCTGTGAGTGCAGGTGTGCCCTGGTTGCCTAGTGGCGCCCTGATTGGCATCCCTGTCAACTTCAACAGCACAGGGGAAGGTGGGCAAGGAATAACCAATCGAATTGTCATGATTAATGGCAGGGACATCAAGTgggacagtgaggtgggaaaATCTCTGAGAGAGTCCCTCACCTTTTCATCCGATGCCCAGAAGTTTGCTATCGCAAGAGAGGTTATGTATTTGCAGAGCAACGGCCCTGTCCTTCAATCGGTGGTCGCGCCAGCCTGTTTAGCAGGCACCTACATGACTGCCTTGGCAGCGAAGCAAGCCCTTGGCCTTTACTCCGGCCCCTTTTTATTACGGGCTCTTTTCAACCTGGCTGCGGCAGCAACTGGATTTGTGGGCTATTTTCTTTTATCTGATGCAGTCAATCACTGGCTTGACTACAGATCAGACCACCAGACAGCTACCATATCCAAGAGTTACGCCAAGGGAGGCATTGAGTTTTACGATAAAATTCTTGCACGGAATCGAACTTTCCGTTCCCTACTAGGCAAGATGGGAATGGAAATGTATGCCACAAATGGAAACCTCTTCCCAAAGCACTGGTTCCGACTAAAACATGCTCCCTACACCGCTAGGAAAGAGATGCTGGAAAACACCCTGAAAGATTGCTGA